The Populus trichocarpa isolate Nisqually-1 chromosome 11, P.trichocarpa_v4.1, whole genome shotgun sequence genome has a segment encoding these proteins:
- the LOC7485448 gene encoding protein RTF1 homolog, translated as MTMADLENLLLEAAGRTGKSGRNRNSLPPSRRRKQEGSYSDGGSDSRDDGSDDDRGYASRKPSGSQVPLKKRLETNERDDEGGSQEEGDYDDGGSDREGESSDGSDIGDDLYKDENDRQKLAQMSELDRELILADRADKKGDKHLTEKIRSKRDNDKPTRSRKETPPLPSSRGVRSSARSADRAAAKDDALNELRAKRLKQQDPEAHRKLRDASRGSAGSRGFAQVKKNNFTSARLSSSSSESESGSRSHSEDEGSTGDGGMADSDEDGDPGSRGPTYEDIKEITIRRTKLAKWFMEPWFEELIIGCFVRVGIGRSKTGPVYRLCMVRNVDAAEPDKPYKLENKSTYKYLNVTWGADSSAARWQMAMVSDSAPTEEEYKQWVREAERGGGRLPSKQDILEKKEAIRKSNTFVYSAATVKQMLQEKKSASSRPLNVAAEKDRLRRELEIAQSRHDEAEVERIEARILELEASRQAKVKDAKALRLAEMNRKNRVENFRNASELKPINTGLKAGEAGYDPFSRRWTRSRNYYVSNPAGGDDAVAASNSEANDTAALADSNHVVAGAISESGVAATAAALDAAADAGKLVDTSAPVDQGTESNTMHNFELEISLIALQKFRGPQGAHAGFMARKQRIEANVGCQVRENDGRRHALTLTVGDYKRRRGLL; from the coding sequence ATGACGATGGCGGATTTAGAAAATTTGCTGCTTGAGGCAGCGGGAAGGACTGGGAAATCAGGAAGAAACAGGAATTCATTACCTCCATCGAGGAGGCGAAAACAGGAGGGTTCATATTCGGATGGTGGAAGTGATTCTAGGGATGATGGTTCGGATGATGATCGTGGGTATGCAAGTAGGAAGCCATCTGGTTCTCAAGTGCCTTTGAAGAAGAGACTGGAAACTAATGAGAGGGATGATGAGGGGGGTAGTCAGGAAGAAGGTGATTATGATGATGGTGGTTCGGATCGTGAGGGTGAGAGTAGTGATGGATCGGATATTGGTGATGATCTTTACAAAGACGAGAATGATCGGCAGAAGCTTGCTCAGATGAGTGAACTTGACAGGGAGTTGATATTGGCAGACCGGGCAGACAAGAAAGGGGATAAACATTTGACTGAGAAAATCAGATCGAAAAGGGACAATGATAAGCCAACCCGATCTAGAAAAGAGACTCCACCTCTTCCATCGTCGCGTGGAGTGCGTTCGTCAGCTAGGTCAGCTGACAGGGCTGCTGCTAAAGATGATGCATTGAATGAATTGAGAGCTAAACGATTAAAACAGCAGGACCCGGAGGCTCATCGCAAGTTGAGGGATGCATCTAGAGGATCTGCTGGCAGCAGGGGCTTTGCACAAGTCAAGAAGAATAATTTCACTTCAGCACGTCTGAGTAGCTCTAGCAGTGAGAGTGAGAGTGGAAGTAGGTCTCACAGTGAGGATGAAGGGTCAACAGGTGATGGTGGAATGGCAGATAGTGATGAGGATGGGGATCCTGGGTCCCGGGGGCCAACTTATgaagatataaaagaaattacaatTCGGAGAACAAAACTTGCAAAATGGTTTATGGAGCCTTGGTTTGAAGAATTGATTATTGGTTGTTTTGTGAGGGTAGGGATTGGTAGATCGAAGACTGGGCCTGTGTACAGGCTCTGCATGGTCCGGAATGTTGATGCTGCAGAACCTGACAAACCATACAAACTGGAGAATAAGTCAACTTATAAGTATTTGAATGTTACTTGGGGTGCTGATAGCTCTGCTGCCAGGTGGCAGATGGCTATGGTGTCAGATTCTGCACCAACTGAGGAAGAGTATAAACAGTGGGTTAGAGAGGCAGAGCGTGGTGGTGGCCGTTTACCAAGCAAACAAGATATCTTGGAAAAGAAGGAGGCCATACGTAAGTCAAACACTTTTGTGTACTCAGCAGCCACTGTGAAGCAGATGCTGCAGGAGAAAAAATCTGCATCATCGAGACCATTAAATGTTGCTGCTGAGAAGGACAGGTTGAGGAGGGAGTTGGAAATTGCACAAAGTAGGCATGATGAGGCAGAGGTTGAGAGGATAGAGGCAAGGATTCTGGAACTGGAGGCATCTCGGCAGGCTAAGGTGAAAGATGCTAAGGCTCTTAGGTTGGCAGAAATGAATAGAAAGAACAGGGTTGAGAACTTCAGAAATGCATCAGAATTGAAGCCTATAAATACAGGTCTAAAAGCCGGAGAAGCTGGGTACGATCCATTTTCAAGGAGATGGACAAGGTCAAGGAATTATTATGTTTCAAACCCTGCTGGAGGAGATGATGCTGTTGCAGCATCGAATAGTGAGGCAAATGACACAGCGGCACTTGCAGATAGTAATCATGTGGTAGCAGGGGCAATTTCGGAGTCTGGTGTTGCTGCTACAGCAGCTGCCTTGGATGCGGCAGCTGATGCTGGGAAGTTGGTTGATACCAGTGCTCCTGTGGATCAAGGCACTGAGTCAAATACAATGCATAACTTTGAGCTTGAAATCTCACTGATTGCACTGCAGAAGTTTCGTGGACCTCAGGGTGCCCATGCAGGGTTCATGGCTAGGAAACAGAGGATAGAAGCAAATGTTGGATGCCAAGTCCGTGAGAATGATGGGAGAAGACATGCTTTGACCTTGACTGTTGGTGACTACAAGAGAAGACGAGGGCTTCTCTGA